Genomic segment of Haloarcula sp. CBA1129:
CCACGTTAGTCAAGTGGTTTGACAGAATTAAGACAGCGCTTTGGCGAGTGCTGCTGCGCCTGTCGGCGCAGGAGCACAAGCCATCCGGTCACGCTGCCATTGACGCAACGTTCTTTGACCGCGAAAACGCTAGCAAGCACTACTGCCGTCGGACGAATTACCGGGTTCAGACGCTCAAGCGACAGCTCTCATCGACACAGAAAGCCAAGCCATTCTGGACGTTCACTGTACGACCAAGAAACGCCACGATACACAGCTCGGCTGGCAGGTCGCCCGTCGCAACGCGGGCGACCTCGCCAGCCTCGCTGCGGACAAAGGCTACGATGGATGTATTTACGCGAGAAACTCCGCGAAAAGGACGTGGACCGCTGATCAAACATCGTGAGTTCCGGCCCATCGATCACGCGCATAACGCGCGGATCGATGGGCCTCGATACCGCCAACGAGCGATGTGTGAAACCGTCTTCTCGACGATCAAGCGCACGCTCGGCGACGCCGTGCGTGCGCGAACTTGGTACGGTGAATTTCGTGAACTCGTCCTGATGTGTGCAGTTCATAACATCAAGCAGGCAATGAAACAGTGAAATCAAGCTATGTCTGGCGATTCACCACGGCCGGTTAAAGTCAATCTCTGAACGGGCCTACCGCCGACGCGGGATGTATAGATAACGTAGAATACCTCGTCAATCTCGTATCTCTGGACCTTCACTGCGACGTCGTCGCCGTAGCCGACGATCTGCGAGACGATTTCGTCAGGATCTGGATGGACGAAGTTAAGAGAGAACTGCTTGTCGCCGGGATGATGATAGTAGACGTGCCCCATCTGCGTCCGTATTACTACTCATCTGTGCTTCTTAATCAAGTTCACGAGTGAGATTCTCATCGAAGAGTCGGTGAACCGGTTGATAGCGTCATTGAGCGTGCCGAAGTGAACAACTTGAATGGTAGGAGATACTTGTGATTCCACTGGTCAGATTTATATCATATAATGAATGATGTATATCTATGGCTGTTAGAGTCACCTGTGTTACGAAAGACGACTCTCACCTAGATGGCTGCGAATGCATTACGACTATCGGGTGGAAGAACCCTTCATCCGGCAATACTGGTTCTTCGTCTCCCCAGCAAATGTATGACTTCATCGAGAATGATGGTGGCCGAGCATACGTAGAGTATGACGGTGATACGGCTGATCTAGTAGCTGTTGATGGTGAAACCAAGAAACACGTACGAACAGAACCCGGAACACCTGACAAAAATCTCCTTGACCAACCGTCCTGCTGAGTGATCAGAATAGTTCGGCCCCACCAGTTTTTCTAAATCCAATACCATTCTACTATCGCTCTTGTGAAGCACGTTGTTATTTTAAGAGAGCAGCGTCGAGAGTCACCGTCGCGCCAGCAACGCGCTGCAGGGGCACACGTTCGTGACAGGTGCCGAGGGACGAACCCTGACCGCGTAAGTCGTATCCGACCAACATATTAATGCCCACAAGGTGGGTGTCTCGACTTGATGCCACGTGAATATCTACCACGCCTTGGACTAGGAACGTATTCCGACGAGAAGCGCGACCAGTGGCGCGAGAACGTACATACAGCTCTTGACGTCGGCTTCCGACATATCGACACCGCACAGGTCTACGAGAACGAGCAGTACGTCGGTGAGGGGATCAGGGAATCTAGCGTGGCTCGAGACGACATCTGGCTCTCGACCAAGACCGTCCATCACGACGTCCCGCTAAACGCTGAGCAGGTGCCTGCCGCAATCGATGGCTGTCTCGACCGACTTGGAGTCGACTTCGTTGATCTGTTGTACGTCCACTGGCCGTCCGGCATCTACGACCACGAATCCGTCCTTCCCGCCTACGATGAGGCTTACAAGGCCGGCAAGACTCGCAACGTCGGACTCTCGAACTTTTCGCCGGACCTACTCAACGAGGCGATGGACGTGCTTGATGCCCCACTGTATGCCCATCAAGCCGAGATGCATCCATTGCTCCCGCAGCGAGACCTCGTTGCACACGCCCAGGAACACGACTACACCTTCGTCGCGTATTCACCGCTGGCGAAGGGGGCGGTGTTTGATGTCCCCGAAATCTGCGAGGTCGCTGAGAAGCACGAATGCACGCCAGCGCAAGTGAGTCTGGCGTGGATACTCTCACACGAGAACGTCGCCGCTATTCCGAAGGCCAGCAGCCGGGAACACATGACCCAGAACCTCGCCACCCTGGATCTTGCACTGGATGAGGAGGATATCGAGTTGATCGACTCGATCGAACGCCGCCACCGTGAAGTCGACGCCGATCACGGTCCATGGAACTGGTAGGACGCCGCCATTCGTGGATGGCAGTCTATTGCCTCAGGGGTCGCCATACTGATGAACCGTATTGAATCGGCCTGTTCGAGCCCGTAATTGCTGCGATTAATATTTCGGTCGTGCCACAGTCTGGATCTTGCCCCAGGTGTTTCCTCGAGTTCCTCAGGGATCCAGTCTCAAGGTAATCGCAAGGTAGCAAACGGGTAAGTCAAGACGCAATCTACATTATGTACAAAATGTACAAAATCCAAATAGTGAAGATATTCGACCGAATTTGAGGTTAGTCGTTCGTGGCTTGCTCGCTCAGCATCTCCACAACTTCCTGGACACGCTCCTCATCAGCTTCGATACCACGCTCTCTGAGCACCTGGAGTGCGACTTCATCACCGTGGTCTGCAATCACTTGGAGACACGCATCTTGAAACTCCCTTCCCTCGAACTCGGGCACATCAAACATAGAGCATGCAGCAGTCACCGATGACCGCATCTGGGTGACGCCATTCCATGTCTCCTCCCGGACATAGAAGCCGTGCATATCGGTTTCATCAAATGAGAAGGCCGGCCCACCGGTCGATTCCTCCGTATCCTTCTGGACCTGAGCAGAATCTGTCTCCGTCTCTGGCGCTGTCTTTGTATCCTCAGTAGCCCTCTCCACATCTGGTTGCGACTCATTCTCCGTGTCAGTACGATTGGTACTGTCCGACTCTTCCCCGTCTTCCGTTTGTTTGAGCTGTTCAGCGACGTCCCCGAAACGGTCATCCTCATTAGGCATGGCTGTGGTCCTCCACAAGATCCGCTAAGTGGTCGAAATTCGGGATCTGGTCACAATCTTCGTCGAACTCTGAGACAGGCATCCCCTGTTTGAAAGCACGAGAAATCGCAGTCCGTTCGCGGATTCCTGGCTTCGGAATACTATCGACGTTGTGGCTAGAATCATCAAGGGCATCGAAGATTTCCGGCTCAACGCGAGCGTAGTCAGGAACAAACGAACCAAACTCTCGGTTGAGATTTTCAACAAGAGTCCGATGCTCGTTGTGTTGGCCCATTGTTTCTCGAATCATATTCGGGGTGACTGCGAGAATATCTAACCCGATATTCTGCCGAATTGGAGAAATCTGCCGTTCAATCATCTTATTGAGGCCGTTAATCGAACCAGCACGTGGGATCAGCGGGATGATGACACGCTGGACAGCGATGAGGGCGTTATCGGAGAGCTTCCCACGGCCGCCTGCGGCATCAATTATCACGTAGTCGTATCCGTTTTGCATGAGGGGTTCAACGACGTTGCGCCGAAGCTTCACATCTGCGAACCGTTCGTCCTTCAGCCTCGTCTCTACGTTCTCGAGATCGTTGCTTGATGGGAGGAGGTGAACGCCGAAATCCGTCTCAATGAGCAAGTCTTCGGGGTCCTCACCATCGATAAGGGCATCGCCGAGGTTAGCATCCCGGTCGTAAGCATCGTTGTATCCCAGTTGGGTTGTCATGTGCCCGTCCTTATCCAGATCCAAAAGTACCGTCTCATGGCCACGAGCAGCCAGTCGATCAGCGATATTAAGCGCAATCGTGGATTTTCCGACGCCGCCCTTGAGCAGCGAGACAGCTGTTCCGGGGAACCCTTCAAATTCGTCAGCACTCATTAATCACCACCTCCGATAAGCGGATTTTGTACATTTTGTAGCCAACCTGGATTGTGTGGATGTTGAAGAATTTTCACGAACTGTGGATAATGTACGTTTTGTCCAACTCATACGCGGCTCATTGAGGCTCATCTATCATAAGTCTGCGTCAGACAGATTGCTCGCGCTATGTTTACAATTTAAATTTCGTACATTGTGTACATTATCTCCACAATCAGTATCAAACTAACCAAATTAACGCTACCTACAAAACTCACAATTTCTACATTTTGTACACTTTGTCCACAATCGCTACCATCCCCATCAGGTACCAATTGCGTATAGCCACCAAAATTCTCATAATCTACATTTTCTACATTATTTAGATATTTTACGATATCACCGTCACCGTTCGAATGACAACTTTGTGCCACCCTCACGACTGGAGGTTCTAGACTGTGTCCAATCCAGACGACGTTGACAGCCACGGCTTGCTCACCGAACTCGCAACCTATCAGAACCGAAGGCTCCTGCTCTGGCAACTCGCAGCTGACGGCCGTTCGTTCTGTGGTGTTCGATTCGTTGCTCGGGAGCACGACCTGCAGAACGCGCCCGTCGACGAACAGGTCCACGCGTTCGTCGACGATATGCTCTCGGACGGTGAAATCCGGCCAGAGTACGATACGATGGCTGACTGGGACGCCCTAGAAGCGGCTCATGGCGACACCGCCGACCAGTTCCTCTAGATCGGACTCCTTCCCGTATCGATTTTGTGCGGCCTCCATGGCTGGAGGCTTTCCAGTATGTTGCCTACAGCCGAAGTCCCGTTTGAACCGATCTTCGTTGAAGAACCACTGCTTATCCCAAACTACCGAGAGGCGATCATCAGCAACGTCGGCTTACCGTTCTACGCCGATGTTGACCGTCCTGATGAGGTTCCCGCAGACGAGCAAGAACGCACAATCGACCTTGCAGAACGTATCCTGTGCACCGGCGGCGTCCGAACCGGGTTCGGCCACCACGAAGAGGTCCGAACCTCGATGGAGTCGTGGGCTCCCGATGCCGACGAGGACCGTGACGCCGATCCGGGCTACTGGCGGTCGTCGGTTCTCTTGATGTCGCCCCGCGAGATGAACTTCGGGCAGCTAGACGGTGGACCAGAAGAGAAGCACAAGAAAGCCAAGACAGTACTTGCTTGGGCCGGAGACTGTATCGACACCGACGTCCTTCAGGAGATCGAGCAGTCCCAAGCAGAGGATATCAAACAGGCGTGGCGAGATGCAGCGGAAGCCGAACTAACTCAGCGCAAGATCGAACAGTTCGCCGAGGAGCCGCCGGAAGGACTCGATGGCTGGCAGCGACTTGACGCTGATCATGATGCCGTTGAAGTGGCCTACGTCGCCGACAACCACGGAACCCCGTCAGTTGCGACCGTGTTTGAAGCCGCTGACGGTGAGCTGAAGGCCCACGAGTTCACGCTGGAAGCGTGGGAGGAGAACGATGGGAATCCTCGCGAGGCCCGGCTGAACCGGTATTGCGTCACCACTGACGGCGACGGGGCCTACGCCCGTCTTCGATCACATCTGCTGACCTTCGAGGTCGAGTCCATGGAGCAACTCGAAGTGTGAGTTGATTTCGCGCTGAGTAC
This window contains:
- a CDS encoding aldo/keto reductase, which encodes MPREYLPRLGLGTYSDEKRDQWRENVHTALDVGFRHIDTAQVYENEQYVGEGIRESSVARDDIWLSTKTVHHDVPLNAEQVPAAIDGCLDRLGVDFVDLLYVHWPSGIYDHESVLPAYDEAYKAGKTRNVGLSNFSPDLLNEAMDVLDAPLYAHQAEMHPLLPQRDLVAHAQEHDYTFVAYSPLAKGAVFDVPEICEVAEKHECTPAQVSLAWILSHENVAAIPKASSREHMTQNLATLDLALDEEDIELIDSIERRHREVDADHGPWNW
- a CDS encoding ParA family protein produces the protein MSADEFEGFPGTAVSLLKGGVGKSTIALNIADRLAARGHETVLLDLDKDGHMTTQLGYNDAYDRDANLGDALIDGEDPEDLLIETDFGVHLLPSSNDLENVETRLKDERFADVKLRRNVVEPLMQNGYDYVIIDAAGGRGKLSDNALIAVQRVIIPLIPRAGSINGLNKMIERQISPIRQNIGLDILAVTPNMIRETMGQHNEHRTLVENLNREFGSFVPDYARVEPEIFDALDDSSHNVDSIPKPGIRERTAISRAFKQGMPVSEFDEDCDQIPNFDHLADLVEDHSHA